The following are encoded together in the Leptospira langatensis genome:
- the ybeY gene encoding rRNA maturation RNase YbeY has translation MKEINRVRRGKDYATDVLSFPLSFDLEPWNLPPIKKIKTGPILSLGEIVISWDTCKAQAKSIGHSVEEEFFRLFVHGFLHLIGYDHERGEEDEALMKEKEDLCLDLVLGP, from the coding sequence ATGAAGGAGATCAATCGGGTCCGTAGGGGAAAGGATTATGCGACTGACGTGCTTTCTTTTCCTCTGAGTTTCGATCTGGAGCCTTGGAACCTTCCCCCCATAAAGAAAATAAAAACGGGTCCTATCTTAAGTCTGGGAGAGATCGTGATTTCCTGGGACACTTGTAAGGCGCAGGCCAAGTCCATAGGTCACAGTGTAGAAGAGGAATTCTTTCGTTTGTTCGTGCACGGTTTTTTGCATCTGATCGGCTACGATCATGAAAGAGGAGAAGAGGACGAGGCTCTTATGAAGGAGAAAGAGGATCTATGTCTGGATCTGGTTCTGGGGCCTTAA
- the recO gene encoding DNA repair protein RecO — translation MSGSGSGALKKTKGIVMESRILPEGDAFLRLLPEEGEVNSFRIKGIKKSKTRPIAAVEPGSLTVLDYYYTQGRETFNVKEIGLVQRFDKAKAGYAGTVLVSYLVELVSSFLTEGGSHPQEYKLLLGALKELDEDGYRPVFLPFFKLKLLYVGGFLSKELECASCGKTFSEIRSCSLDETHFEIVCGDCGTPRPDKYGLVLFIQDCLALRYRDLKDKKISLELLKEADSLSNRALKPLLGKRLKSEPMLYESLGENLG, via the coding sequence ATGTCTGGATCTGGTTCTGGGGCCTTAAAGAAAACCAAAGGGATCGTGATGGAGAGCCGGATCCTTCCCGAGGGAGATGCTTTTTTGCGACTTCTTCCGGAAGAAGGAGAGGTAAATAGCTTTCGGATCAAGGGTATCAAGAAGAGTAAGACTAGACCTATCGCGGCGGTAGAACCAGGTTCCCTAACCGTATTAGATTATTATTATACGCAAGGCAGAGAGACCTTTAACGTGAAAGAGATCGGACTCGTCCAGAGGTTCGATAAGGCAAAGGCAGGCTATGCGGGCACCGTTTTAGTTTCTTATTTGGTAGAGCTTGTTTCTTCCTTTCTAACGGAAGGGGGTTCTCATCCTCAGGAATACAAACTCTTATTGGGAGCCCTGAAAGAATTGGACGAGGACGGGTATAGACCCGTGTTTTTACCCTTCTTCAAATTAAAACTTCTGTATGTGGGTGGCTTTCTCTCCAAAGAATTGGAATGTGCGAGTTGCGGTAAGACTTTCTCGGAGATCCGATCCTGTAGTTTAGACGAAACCCATTTTGAGATCGTCTGCGGGGACTGCGGAACTCCCAGGCCGGACAAGTATGGACTGGTCCTATTCATCCAGGATTGCCTTGCGTTACGATACAGGGACCTGAAAGACAAAAAGATTTCCCTTGAACTCCTGAAGGAGGCGGATAGTCTCAGCAACCGGGCCTTAAAACCCTTGTTAGGAAAACGTTTGAAATCGGAACCTATGTTATACGAATCCTTGGGGGAGAACCTTGGATAA